In Hyalangium gracile, the following are encoded in one genomic region:
- a CDS encoding NAD(P)/FAD-dependent oxidoreductase, with protein sequence MAYDVVIVGGGPAGLAAALMFGRARKRALLCDAGSPRNAAAEHIHSFVTRDGTPPAEFRRIAREQLRPYASVEVRDTRVDTIEKQGERFAVRLGSETVSARRVLLCSGLVDELPPLPGLRDLWGKSVFVCPYCHGWEVRDRAFGYLVPAAQWLEWALFLKSWTKDVIAFTDGAFPVPAEAREKFERAGVRIEERRVIGLRSNGEGLAAVQLEGGSEVARDVLFIRSPQRQTALVASLGLELDEQGFVRVDAHYQTSVSGIHAAGDLTTLLQGALAAANAGTTAAAMMNHALTMELVAEGAL encoded by the coding sequence ATGGCTTACGACGTCGTCATCGTGGGAGGTGGGCCGGCCGGGCTCGCGGCGGCTCTGATGTTCGGTCGGGCGAGGAAGCGAGCGCTCCTGTGTGATGCGGGCTCGCCACGCAACGCCGCGGCCGAGCACATTCACAGCTTCGTCACCCGGGATGGAACGCCCCCCGCGGAGTTTCGCCGCATCGCCCGCGAGCAGCTCCGGCCCTACGCCTCCGTGGAAGTCAGGGACACGAGGGTGGACACCATCGAGAAGCAGGGCGAGCGCTTCGCGGTTCGCCTCGGCTCCGAGACGGTGTCGGCCCGGCGCGTGCTCCTCTGCTCTGGACTGGTGGACGAGCTCCCGCCGCTGCCGGGCCTGCGTGACCTGTGGGGCAAGAGCGTCTTCGTGTGCCCGTACTGCCACGGCTGGGAGGTGCGCGATCGCGCCTTCGGGTACCTGGTGCCCGCGGCGCAGTGGCTGGAGTGGGCCCTCTTCCTCAAGAGCTGGACGAAGGACGTCATCGCCTTCACCGATGGGGCGTTTCCCGTGCCCGCCGAGGCTCGGGAGAAGTTCGAGCGCGCTGGCGTGCGCATCGAGGAGCGTCGGGTCATCGGGCTCCGCTCGAATGGCGAGGGGCTCGCGGCCGTGCAGCTCGAGGGGGGCTCTGAGGTCGCGCGCGACGTCCTCTTCATCCGCTCTCCCCAGCGGCAGACGGCGCTGGTGGCGTCGCTCGGGCTCGAGCTCGACGAGCAGGGGTTCGTTCGCGTCGATGCCCACTACCAGACGTCGGTGAGCGGCATCCATGCGGCGGGCGATCTGACGACGCTCCTCCAGGGGGCCCTCGCCGCCGCCAACGCAGGCACCACCGCGGCGGCCATGATGAACCACGCGCTCACGATGGAGCTCGTCGCGGAGGGAGCCCTCTGA
- the panB gene encoding 3-methyl-2-oxobutanoate hydroxymethyltransferase, with protein MKDKVTIHTLKRLKQAAQKICMVTAYDATFARILDESGADVLLVGDSLGMVVQGHDSTLPVTMDQMIYHSVAVTRGARRAHVVGDMPFMSYQTSIEAAVRNAGRLVAEGGVGSVKLEGGAEFADTVAAITRASIPVMGHLGLTPQSVHKMGGYVVQGKDEQAARKILQDALALERAGCYALVLEGVPAELARQITQRLSIPTIGIGAGVDCDGQVLVCYDLLGMNPHFKPKFVKRYADLHGTITGAASAFFSEVRAGTFPDEDHSFHSKTLRLVASNAHPEPDAAEATEGTEKIGPIYGVPV; from the coding sequence GTGAAGGACAAGGTCACCATCCACACGCTGAAGCGCTTGAAGCAGGCCGCCCAGAAGATCTGCATGGTCACGGCCTATGACGCCACGTTCGCCCGCATCCTGGATGAGTCTGGCGCGGACGTGCTGCTGGTCGGCGACTCGCTGGGCATGGTCGTCCAGGGGCATGACTCGACGCTCCCGGTGACGATGGACCAGATGATCTACCACTCCGTGGCCGTCACCCGCGGTGCCCGCCGGGCCCACGTGGTGGGGGACATGCCCTTCATGAGCTACCAGACGTCGATCGAGGCGGCGGTGCGCAACGCCGGTCGGCTCGTGGCCGAGGGTGGCGTGGGCAGCGTGAAGCTCGAGGGCGGCGCCGAGTTCGCCGACACCGTGGCGGCCATCACCCGCGCGAGCATCCCCGTCATGGGGCACCTGGGGCTGACGCCTCAGTCGGTGCACAAGATGGGCGGCTATGTGGTGCAGGGCAAGGACGAGCAGGCGGCTCGGAAGATCCTCCAGGACGCGCTCGCGCTCGAGCGGGCCGGCTGCTACGCGCTGGTGCTCGAGGGCGTTCCCGCCGAGCTGGCCCGGCAGATCACCCAGCGCCTGAGCATCCCCACCATCGGCATCGGCGCGGGAGTTGATTGCGACGGCCAGGTGCTCGTCTGTTACGACCTGCTCGGGATGAACCCGCACTTCAAGCCCAAGTTCGTGAAGCGCTACGCGGACCTGCACGGCACCATCACCGGGGCGGCGAGCGCCTTCTTCTCCGAGGTCCGCGCCGGCACCTTCCCGGACGAGGATCACTCCTTCCACTCGAAGACGCTGCGGCTGGTGGCCTCCAACGCCCACCCGGAGCCGGACGCCGCCGAGGCCACCGAGGGCACGGAGAAGATCGGCCCCATCTACGGAGTCCCGGTCTGA
- a CDS encoding ClpXP protease specificity-enhancing factor SspB — protein sequence MDKKGPDKKERLLAALEQGLVMIHLDARRPGVLVPPHLRNESHLRLNLSYRFDPPDLSVSDWGVRSTLSFSGTRFTVAVPWSALFAIASHVTKELFWMYPDDMPPELLQQTMVTSKVPPQEVPGAVPPPSEPRPRAVLREVQGEKEPEPDGGPRDEPPTPRRGHLRLVK from the coding sequence ATGGACAAGAAGGGTCCAGACAAGAAGGAGCGGCTGCTGGCGGCCCTGGAGCAGGGCCTGGTGATGATCCACCTGGACGCTCGGCGCCCCGGGGTGCTCGTCCCGCCGCACCTGCGCAATGAGTCCCACTTGAGGCTCAACCTCTCGTACCGGTTCGATCCGCCGGATCTCTCGGTGAGCGACTGGGGCGTGCGCTCGACGCTGAGCTTCTCGGGGACGCGCTTCACGGTGGCGGTGCCCTGGTCGGCGCTGTTCGCCATCGCCAGCCACGTGACGAAAGAACTCTTCTGGATGTACCCGGACGACATGCCGCCGGAGCTGCTCCAGCAGACGATGGTCACCAGCAAGGTGCCCCCGCAGGAGGTGCCCGGGGCCGTGCCGCCTCCCTCGGAGCCGCGCCCGCGCGCGGTGCTCCGCGAGGTGCAGGGCGAGAAGGAACCCGAGCCCGACGGCGGGCCCAGGGACGAGCCGCCCACGCCGCGCCGGGGCCACCTGCGCCTGGTGAAGTGA
- the panC gene encoding pantoate--beta-alanine ligase, translated as MTPQVLRSVAEVKAWAAELRKAGRRLALVPTMGFLHEGHLSLMREGRRRADVVATSIFVNPTQFGPKEDLARYPRDLEGDLAKCASAGADVVFAPESGAMYPPGYQTYVEVTEVSQGLCGARRPGHFRGVATIVTQLLALFRPDVALFGEKDYQQLQVIKALNRDLHLGAEIVGMPTIREADGLAMSSRNAYLGAEERKRALAISRGLGAAQGLARAGTLEASALTEAVRRELRAADLREDYVELVDAERLTPLSTLQPGTPARLLVAAFCGTTRLIDNQPIGG; from the coding sequence ATGACTCCGCAGGTCCTCCGCTCGGTGGCGGAGGTGAAGGCGTGGGCGGCGGAGCTCCGCAAGGCAGGGCGCCGGCTCGCGCTGGTGCCGACCATGGGCTTCCTGCATGAGGGGCACCTGTCCCTCATGCGGGAGGGCCGTCGCCGCGCCGACGTCGTCGCCACCTCCATCTTCGTCAACCCCACCCAGTTCGGTCCCAAGGAGGACCTGGCCCGCTACCCCCGGGACTTGGAGGGGGACCTGGCCAAGTGCGCCAGCGCGGGCGCGGACGTCGTCTTCGCTCCTGAGTCGGGCGCCATGTACCCGCCGGGCTATCAGACGTACGTGGAGGTGACGGAGGTGAGCCAGGGGCTGTGCGGCGCGCGCCGTCCCGGACACTTCCGCGGCGTGGCCACCATCGTCACCCAGCTGCTGGCCCTCTTCCGGCCCGACGTGGCCCTGTTCGGGGAGAAGGACTACCAGCAGCTCCAGGTCATCAAGGCGCTCAACCGCGATCTCCACCTGGGCGCGGAGATCGTCGGCATGCCCACCATCCGCGAGGCGGACGGGCTGGCGATGAGCTCTCGCAATGCCTACCTCGGTGCGGAGGAGCGCAAGCGGGCGCTCGCCATCTCGCGAGGACTGGGAGCGGCCCAGGGGCTGGCGCGCGCTGGCACCCTGGAGGCGTCAGCGCTCACGGAAGCGGTCCGTCGAGAGCTGCGCGCCGCGGACCTTCGGGAGGATTACGTGGAGCTGGTGGATGCCGAGCGACTCACGCCGCTGTCCACGCTCCAGCCTGGGACGCCCGCGCGCCTGCTGGTGGCCGCCTTCTGCGGAACCACCCGGCTGATCGACAACCAGCCCATCGGAGGCTAG
- the smpB gene encoding SsrA-binding protein SmpB, protein MAGGKAKGGGTGPGVKIIAENRKARAMYTVDEKVEAGLMLQGSEVKALREGTANLSDAYALPKGSELYLLNAHIGSYKPANVFTHEPLRGRKLLMHRAEIDRWAAKVRERGYSIIPLVLYFKDGKAKVELGLCKGKTHEDRRQDIKERETKREMERETRRR, encoded by the coding sequence ATGGCCGGCGGCAAGGCGAAGGGTGGAGGCACGGGGCCGGGCGTGAAGATCATCGCCGAGAACCGCAAGGCTCGCGCCATGTACACCGTGGACGAGAAGGTGGAGGCGGGCCTCATGCTCCAGGGCAGCGAGGTGAAGGCCCTGCGCGAAGGCACGGCCAACCTGTCGGATGCCTACGCGCTCCCCAAGGGCAGCGAGCTATATCTCCTCAACGCCCACATCGGGAGCTACAAACCCGCTAATGTGTTCACGCATGAGCCGCTTCGAGGCCGTAAGCTGCTGATGCACCGTGCGGAAATCGACCGCTGGGCAGCGAAGGTGCGGGAGCGGGGTTATTCCATCATCCCGCTTGTGCTGTACTTCAAGGATGGGAAGGCCAAGGTGGAGCTGGGGCTCTGCAAGGGCAAGACCCACGAGGACCGTCGGCAGGACATCAAGGAACGGGAGACCAAGCGGGAGATGGAGCGAGAGACGCGACGCCGCTGA
- a CDS encoding deoxynucleoside kinase has translation MDYRYIVVEGPIGVGKTSLSNLLAERFSARRILEVVEENPFLSSFYTDRQKYAFQTQIFFLLSRFRQQQELFQQDLFSAITVSDYLFAKDRIFACLTLDSHELALYDRVFEALGPRVTKPDLVIYLQGRLDVLLHRIKKRAREFERKFDAGYLEELVHAYNDFFAHYTDTPLLVVNTSDIDFVNNEADREGLMAAIQKARTGGTHHYDPQTARRA, from the coding sequence ATGGACTACCGGTACATCGTCGTCGAGGGGCCCATTGGCGTGGGCAAGACGAGCCTCTCCAACCTCCTGGCCGAGCGCTTCAGCGCCCGCCGGATCCTGGAGGTGGTGGAGGAGAACCCGTTCCTCTCCAGCTTCTACACGGATCGGCAGAAATACGCGTTCCAGACGCAGATCTTCTTCCTGCTCTCGCGCTTCCGGCAGCAACAGGAGCTGTTCCAGCAGGACCTCTTCAGCGCCATCACCGTCAGCGACTACCTGTTCGCCAAGGACCGGATCTTCGCCTGCCTCACCCTGGACTCGCACGAGCTGGCGCTCTACGACCGGGTGTTCGAGGCGCTGGGGCCTCGGGTGACCAAGCCGGACCTCGTCATCTACCTCCAGGGCCGCCTGGACGTGTTGCTGCACCGCATCAAGAAGCGGGCGCGCGAGTTCGAGCGCAAGTTCGACGCCGGCTACCTCGAGGAGCTGGTGCACGCCTACAACGACTTCTTCGCTCACTACACCGACACGCCGCTTCTGGTGGTGAACACCTCGGACATCGACTTCGTGAACAATGAAGCGGACCGAGAGGGGCTCATGGCCGCCATCCAGAAGGCGCGCACGGGAGGCACCCACCATTACGATCCGCAGACGGCCAGGCGGGCGTAG
- a CDS encoding protein kinase domain-containing protein: MNERYRLVRPLATGGMAELFLGIARGAEGFEKPVAIKRILPYLAKDEAIARMFLSEARLATHLHHQNLVSVYDVGNDATGLFLVMELVNGWDLGVLVRRAKRQGTRFPPHLVAFIGAQALAGLTHAYRRMHNGKPVLTAHRDISPSNILVSREGEVKLTDFGIAKLEGVSHGTQPGVFKGKPSYAAPEVITGGPATAASDQFSLGIVLYELLTGQHPFSDSTEAIIVAMAIAGGTPPPLTGVPEPLAEVVMRALEKKPEARFPQPEAMAEALARYLARSGEPASSHSLAAFLGGLNLPPTLLEQSEASAPQPLQTSPAPQAPPPPQPPSGVPTRVMSPGRGSALVSQSAASDPGWISPLAAEQPAHTGHSYERSAEWVMPEDSSALSQSGRLVPPTPSEGLASTQLRAPLQSTGEVPLEVSPKPASEPELELQTRPPTVFRCVRCEAPLPSAHAPCDRCATELATPGVTSVVTGPSVLETPADQLQWETRGPREGTLWQPKRRFPWGRWALRLGVVGALAAGVFFGRPYLERLLPGAQSLVRGAMEGTPSKPPPLIIGSEPSGARVMVNGVDKGTTPLVMDNDYPPGQEIQFEVTLRGYKPWKGSFIGRAPGQFEVELKKR; the protein is encoded by the coding sequence GTGAACGAACGCTATCGGCTCGTGCGGCCCCTGGCCACGGGAGGCATGGCGGAGCTCTTCCTGGGCATCGCGCGCGGCGCCGAAGGCTTCGAGAAGCCCGTGGCCATCAAGCGCATCCTCCCGTACCTGGCCAAGGACGAGGCCATCGCGCGCATGTTCCTCTCCGAGGCGCGTCTGGCCACCCACCTGCACCACCAGAACCTCGTCTCCGTCTACGACGTGGGCAACGACGCCACCGGCCTGTTCCTCGTCATGGAGCTGGTGAACGGGTGGGACCTGGGTGTGCTGGTGCGCCGCGCGAAGAGGCAGGGCACGCGCTTCCCGCCCCACCTGGTGGCCTTCATCGGCGCCCAGGCGCTCGCCGGGCTGACGCACGCCTACCGGCGCATGCACAACGGCAAGCCGGTGCTCACCGCCCACCGCGACATCTCGCCGTCCAACATCCTCGTCTCGCGCGAGGGCGAGGTGAAGCTCACCGACTTCGGCATCGCCAAGCTGGAGGGCGTCTCCCACGGCACCCAGCCCGGCGTCTTCAAGGGCAAGCCCTCCTATGCCGCGCCCGAGGTCATCACCGGCGGGCCCGCCACCGCCGCCAGCGATCAGTTCTCCCTGGGCATCGTCCTGTACGAGCTGCTCACCGGCCAGCACCCCTTCAGCGACTCCACGGAGGCCATCATCGTCGCCATGGCGATCGCGGGCGGCACGCCTCCGCCGCTCACCGGCGTGCCCGAGCCGCTCGCCGAGGTGGTCATGCGCGCGCTCGAGAAGAAGCCCGAGGCGCGCTTCCCCCAGCCCGAGGCCATGGCCGAGGCGCTCGCGCGCTACCTCGCCCGGTCCGGCGAGCCCGCCTCCTCCCACTCGCTGGCCGCCTTCCTCGGCGGGCTGAACCTGCCCCCCACCCTGCTGGAGCAGTCCGAGGCCTCGGCCCCCCAGCCCCTCCAGACTTCCCCGGCCCCGCAGGCGCCCCCGCCCCCTCAGCCCCCGTCGGGAGTTCCCACCCGGGTCATGTCTCCGGGGCGAGGCTCGGCGCTCGTCTCCCAGTCCGCGGCTTCCGACCCGGGATGGATCTCCCCGCTCGCCGCCGAGCAGCCCGCGCACACAGGCCACTCCTACGAGCGCTCCGCCGAGTGGGTGATGCCCGAGGACAGCTCCGCGCTGAGCCAGAGCGGGCGGCTGGTGCCGCCCACGCCCTCCGAGGGCCTGGCCAGCACCCAGCTGCGCGCGCCCCTGCAGTCCACGGGGGAGGTTCCGCTGGAGGTGAGCCCGAAGCCCGCCTCGGAGCCGGAGCTGGAGCTCCAGACCCGACCGCCCACCGTCTTCCGCTGCGTTCGCTGCGAGGCGCCGCTCCCCTCGGCCCATGCGCCGTGCGATCGCTGCGCCACCGAGCTGGCGACTCCCGGAGTGACGTCGGTCGTGACGGGGCCCAGCGTGCTGGAGACACCCGCGGATCAGCTCCAGTGGGAGACGCGAGGCCCGCGCGAGGGGACGCTCTGGCAGCCGAAGCGCCGCTTCCCCTGGGGCCGGTGGGCGCTGCGCCTGGGGGTGGTGGGGGCGCTCGCGGCGGGCGTGTTCTTCGGCCGGCCCTACCTCGAGCGGCTGCTGCCTGGCGCCCAGAGCCTGGTGCGCGGCGCGATGGAGGGCACCCCCTCCAAGCCTCCGCCCCTCATCATCGGCAGCGAGCCGTCCGGCGCCCGGGTGATGGTGAACGGCGTGGACAAGGGCACGACGCCCCTGGTGATGGACAACGACTACCCCCCCGGCCAGGAGATCCAGTTCGAGGTGACGCTGCGCGGGTACAAGCCCTGGAAGGGCTCGTTCATCGGCCGAGCCCCCGGGCAGTTCGAGGTGGAGCTGAAGAAGCGCTGA
- a CDS encoding FecR domain-containing protein, with the protein MNGRWTYMLLALALPALPLGCKADEKPAAPPPPTARAPEPRAQLKEVRGDVKLKRATGDEWQAAREGLPLFENDKVRTSAGASARVQFPNGSLVNLGEDALIAIAETRPRPGQERTDLTVLKGQVDAALETPATQSLSVSTPAATVQAGREIVFR; encoded by the coding sequence GTGAACGGACGCTGGACCTACATGCTCCTCGCCCTCGCGCTGCCGGCCTTGCCCCTCGGCTGCAAAGCCGATGAGAAGCCGGCTGCGCCACCCCCACCCACTGCTCGTGCGCCGGAGCCTCGCGCCCAGCTCAAGGAGGTGCGCGGGGACGTCAAGCTCAAGCGCGCCACCGGAGACGAGTGGCAGGCCGCGCGCGAGGGGCTGCCGCTCTTCGAGAACGACAAGGTGCGCACCTCCGCCGGCGCCAGCGCGCGGGTGCAGTTCCCCAACGGCAGCCTGGTGAACCTGGGCGAGGATGCGCTGATCGCCATCGCCGAGACACGGCCGCGGCCCGGCCAGGAGCGCACGGACCTCACGGTGCTCAAGGGGCAGGTGGACGCGGCGCTGGAGACGCCCGCCACCCAGTCGCTGTCCGTCTCCACGCCCGCCGCCACCGTTCAGGCCGGAAGGGAGATCGTGTTCCGATGA
- a CDS encoding HD domain-containing phosphohydrolase, whose protein sequence is MRLFKAILLLMLVASIIPTVMVGWLSVSHTRELLVRDAQELAQERVKQLRLKLGELISEPTQPLLSLANSAFFSRTEVEQRALLASVLIQRREVLAITIFSARKERLPGLQAFAVNDIPPTAVAEHEARAQALLEGLTDVRYSEVVHQGPQAMPVMTMAFPVGDPVKGYVTADISLAALQKLMENERLGSSGFFYVTDRHGHLVAGGAALGSEMDVSRRGPVAHLLQQLAQAQSADSEHFHVGNFGTDKDGIVAAYTHMPEMEWGIVSEQPVMQAYHQAEAMEKRILLGLGAAILVACVLAATFSRNITRPLRNFTAKALELANGKFGAEVEIRQKNELGELAQTFNYMSKQLMAYDMENRRLYESLEQGYLETIVALANSIDSKDAYTRGHSQRVGDVAVEIGREMSLPERQLKQLQYGGILHDIGKIGIVESILCKQSRLTDAEMAIMREHPAIGDSIIGPVSFLSGVRSCVRSHHERWDGTGYPDKLKGEDIPLLARIVACADTFDACTSTRPYQKAMPLEQAMQILDKLSGAQLDPDVVKALRGVLQKKGLRLEGHRQPVKLAS, encoded by the coding sequence GTGCGCCTCTTCAAAGCCATCCTCCTGCTGATGCTGGTCGCCAGCATCATCCCCACGGTGATGGTGGGGTGGCTGTCCGTGTCCCACACCCGTGAGCTGCTCGTCCGCGACGCGCAGGAGCTGGCCCAGGAGCGCGTGAAGCAGCTGCGGCTCAAGCTGGGCGAGCTCATCTCCGAGCCCACCCAGCCGCTGCTCTCGCTGGCCAACAGCGCCTTCTTCTCGCGCACGGAGGTGGAGCAGCGCGCCCTGCTGGCCTCGGTGCTCATCCAGCGCCGCGAGGTGCTGGCCATCACCATCTTCTCCGCGCGGAAGGAGCGGCTGCCGGGCCTGCAGGCCTTCGCGGTGAACGACATTCCTCCCACCGCCGTGGCCGAGCACGAGGCGCGCGCCCAGGCGCTGCTGGAGGGCCTCACCGACGTGCGCTACTCGGAGGTGGTGCACCAGGGTCCCCAGGCGATGCCGGTGATGACCATGGCCTTCCCCGTGGGAGATCCGGTCAAGGGCTACGTCACCGCGGACATCTCCCTGGCGGCGCTCCAGAAGCTGATGGAGAACGAGCGGCTGGGCTCCAGCGGCTTCTTCTATGTGACGGATCGCCATGGCCACCTCGTGGCGGGCGGCGCCGCGCTGGGCTCGGAGATGGACGTGTCGCGGCGCGGGCCGGTGGCGCACCTGCTCCAGCAGCTGGCGCAGGCGCAGAGCGCGGACTCGGAGCACTTCCACGTCGGCAACTTCGGCACGGACAAGGACGGCATCGTCGCCGCCTACACGCACATGCCCGAGATGGAGTGGGGCATCGTCTCCGAGCAGCCGGTGATGCAGGCCTACCACCAGGCGGAGGCCATGGAGAAGCGCATCCTCCTGGGGCTGGGCGCCGCCATCCTCGTGGCGTGCGTGCTGGCGGCCACCTTCTCGCGCAACATCACCCGGCCCCTGCGCAACTTCACCGCCAAGGCGCTGGAGCTGGCCAACGGCAAGTTCGGCGCGGAGGTGGAGATCCGCCAGAAGAACGAGCTGGGAGAGCTGGCCCAGACGTTCAACTACATGAGCAAGCAGCTCATGGCGTACGACATGGAGAACCGCCGGCTCTACGAGAGCCTGGAGCAGGGCTACCTGGAGACGATCGTCGCGCTGGCCAACTCCATCGACTCCAAGGACGCGTACACCCGCGGCCACAGCCAGCGCGTGGGCGACGTGGCGGTGGAGATCGGCCGGGAGATGAGCCTGCCCGAGCGCCAGCTCAAGCAGCTGCAGTACGGCGGCATCCTCCACGACATCGGGAAGATCGGCATCGTCGAGTCCATCCTCTGCAAGCAGTCGCGGCTGACGGACGCGGAGATGGCCATCATGCGCGAGCACCCGGCCATCGGAGACTCGATCATCGGCCCGGTGAGCTTCCTGTCCGGGGTGCGCTCCTGCGTGCGCAGCCACCACGAGCGCTGGGACGGCACCGGCTACCCGGATAAGCTCAAGGGCGAGGACATTCCGCTGCTGGCCCGCATCGTCGCGTGCGCGGACACCTTCGACGCCTGCACCTCCACCCGGCCCTACCAGAAGGCCATGCCGCTGGAGCAGGCCATGCAGATCCTCGACAAGCTCAGCGGCGCCCAGCTGGATCCGGACGTGGTGAAGGCGCTGCGCGGCGTGCTCCAGAAGAAGGGCCTGCGCCTGGAAGGCCACCGGCAGCCGGTGAAGCTGGCCTCCTGA
- a CDS encoding LysM peptidoglycan-binding domain-containing protein — protein sequence MRSALLLLAWLATTPLERQVVVNERESLAQVAERTLGDPKGASELKALNGLTSDEVPAGTTLKLPAEADRTRAMSALAAARNAVAQADRNAARREEASAKLKEAEAQFQAADYVSAANTADSAWALLSPSAGQPSTFRVKVDETGETTVSVHTGPPVRVRAEDKTQPVNAGHMVKVAKGQAPPSAELLLEPPRPRAPNDGHRFKFVPVNGQLGPVTLTWSAVTGAREYEVEVLPATGTPLRHTVPTTQWKLPPLPAGRYRWTVRALSENQKSNASAEHLFELTEDRVKLQVGEPNWK from the coding sequence ATGAGAAGCGCCCTCTTGCTCCTTGCATGGCTCGCCACCACTCCGCTGGAGCGGCAGGTCGTGGTGAACGAGCGCGAGTCCCTGGCCCAGGTCGCCGAGCGCACGCTCGGAGATCCCAAGGGCGCCAGCGAGCTGAAGGCCCTCAATGGGCTCACCTCCGACGAGGTGCCCGCGGGCACCACGCTGAAGCTGCCGGCCGAGGCCGACCGCACCCGGGCCATGAGCGCGCTGGCGGCGGCTCGCAACGCCGTGGCCCAGGCGGACCGCAACGCCGCGCGGCGCGAGGAGGCCTCCGCCAAGCTGAAGGAGGCCGAGGCCCAGTTCCAGGCGGCCGACTACGTGTCCGCGGCCAACACCGCCGACAGCGCGTGGGCCCTGCTCTCTCCCAGCGCGGGGCAGCCCTCCACGTTCCGGGTGAAGGTGGACGAGACGGGGGAGACCACCGTCTCGGTGCACACGGGGCCGCCGGTGCGGGTGCGCGCCGAGGACAAGACGCAGCCGGTGAACGCGGGCCACATGGTGAAGGTGGCCAAGGGCCAGGCGCCGCCGTCGGCCGAGCTGCTCCTCGAGCCGCCCCGGCCGCGCGCGCCCAACGACGGGCACCGCTTCAAGTTCGTGCCGGTGAACGGCCAGCTGGGCCCGGTGACGCTGACGTGGAGCGCCGTCACGGGCGCCCGCGAGTACGAGGTGGAGGTGCTGCCCGCCACGGGCACGCCGCTGCGCCACACCGTGCCCACCACCCAGTGGAAGTTACCGCCGCTGCCGGCGGGCCGTTATCGCTGGACGGTCCGGGCCCTGAGCGAGAACCAGAAGTCCAACGCATCCGCCGAGCACCTCTTCGAGCTCACCGAGGATCGGGTGAAGCTCCAGGTAGGTGAGCCCAACTGGAAGTAG
- a CDS encoding AraC family transcriptional regulator has protein sequence MSTRRPRVRSDNTLGQGKPIFVMRRGVTPHGRLDDAVTHDYMALTFYTAGSATLELESHWTVRAGDVLLIPAGSPHRFKEGEHLEVWGLGFCPVCVVAEGSESLLEPFERVRSGASAVVTIPESRRPFLENLFQELQRELTETREGTQVIRKSLTTLILAEVSRATSRGEQAPAVDDVVSNALRFIERRCLEPISLRDVAAAVHRSPAHLTTAVRRATGRSVQEWIIAGRMSEARRRLLHSDELVDVIADRVGYADATHFIRIFRRTHGATPAAWRARNRHPGTPGSR, from the coding sequence GTGAGCACTCGACGCCCGCGAGTCCGGTCCGACAACACCCTGGGACAGGGAAAGCCCATCTTCGTGATGAGGCGCGGCGTCACCCCGCATGGACGGCTCGATGACGCCGTGACTCACGACTACATGGCGCTCACCTTCTATACGGCGGGCAGCGCCACCCTCGAACTCGAGAGCCACTGGACCGTGCGGGCGGGAGACGTCCTGCTGATCCCCGCGGGCTCGCCCCATCGCTTCAAGGAAGGGGAGCACCTCGAGGTCTGGGGGCTCGGGTTCTGTCCGGTGTGCGTCGTGGCCGAGGGCAGCGAGAGCCTCCTCGAGCCCTTCGAGCGGGTGCGCTCGGGCGCCTCGGCGGTCGTGACGATCCCCGAGAGCCGTCGGCCGTTCCTCGAGAACCTCTTTCAAGAGCTGCAGCGCGAGCTCACGGAGACCCGCGAAGGAACCCAGGTCATCCGCAAGAGCCTGACCACGCTGATCCTCGCCGAGGTCTCCCGAGCTACCTCTCGGGGCGAGCAGGCGCCAGCCGTCGATGACGTCGTCTCCAACGCCCTTCGCTTCATCGAGCGCCGCTGCCTGGAGCCCATCTCCCTGCGGGACGTGGCGGCCGCGGTCCACCGCTCGCCCGCCCACCTCACGACGGCGGTGCGGCGTGCCACGGGCCGCTCGGTCCAGGAGTGGATCATCGCCGGCCGCATGAGCGAGGCCCGCCGCCGGCTGCTCCACTCGGATGAACTCGTCGACGTCATCGCCGACCGGGTGGGCTACGCGGATGCGACGCACTTCATCCGGATCTTCCGGCGCACCCATGGCGCCACCCCGGCCGCCTGGCGAGCGCGAAACCGCCACCCGGGCACGCCGGGTTCGCGCTGA
- a CDS encoding DUF971 domain-containing protein, whose protein sequence is MSFWDRIKPAPKPVSATDVQLSADGGRLTLTWDDGKSSSATAQVLRQQCPCAACVDEWTNRRTLDPSRVPADLRIQNLQPVGNYALTLAFTDGHGTGIYPWPLLRDITLPQG, encoded by the coding sequence TTGAGCTTCTGGGATCGCATCAAGCCCGCCCCCAAGCCCGTGTCGGCCACGGATGTGCAGCTGTCTGCGGACGGCGGGCGGCTGACGTTGACGTGGGACGATGGAAAGAGCAGCTCCGCCACCGCGCAGGTGCTGCGCCAGCAGTGCCCCTGCGCCGCCTGCGTGGACGAGTGGACGAACCGGCGCACGCTGGACCCGTCCCGCGTGCCGGCGGACCTGCGCATCCAGAACCTGCAGCCGGTGGGCAACTACGCGCTCACCCTGGCCTTCACCGACGGCCACGGCACGGGCATCTATCCTTGGCCCCTCCTGCGCGATATCACCCTGCCCCAGGGCTGA